Proteins encoded together in one Labrus mixtus chromosome 18, fLabMix1.1, whole genome shotgun sequence window:
- the LOC132993049 gene encoding protein L-Myc-1b-like, translating to MEFDCYQHYFLDDFDTEEDFYKSTAPSEDIWKKFELLPTPPMSPTRTLSGAALHLSPGDKLNWLSKVLGQDEECEGQFIPDTEELFGNLSSIIIQDCMWSSFSASKQLEKVSGKVLPTAAQTGVSPVAQISVRPSKAQCVSPGGALPAAATDCVDPAAILTFPTNSCRKPASSGSESRSDSSDDEEEIDVVTVESKQSRVRLVNVRKPVTITVRADPCPKRFHMSVHRQQHNYAARSPDSEPEHDDEDDDDDDDEDEEEEEEDEYEEEPQSKRTCTASSQKAGSSPCASQPTSPSESPQSSDTEDTDRRKNHNFLERKRRNDLRSRFLALRDQIPGLESAKTPKVAILTHATEYLVNLHSREKRQLQEKKRLKSRQQQLLRKLSELKRS from the exons ATGGAGTTCGACTGTTACCAGCACTATTTTCTTGACGATTTCGACACAGAGGAGGATTTTTATAAGTCGACCGCACCGAGTGAGGACATATGGAAAAAGTTCGAGTTGCTGCCCACCCCTCCCATGTCCCCCACCCGGACTCTGAGCGGAGCTGCTCTGCACCTCTCACCGGGGGACAAGCTCAACTGGCTGTCCAAAGTCCTGGGTCAGGACGAGGAGTGCGAGGGACAGTTCATCCCGGACACCGAGGAGCTCTTCGGAAACCTCAGCTCCATCATCATTCAGGACTGTATGTGGAGTAGCTTTTCCGCCAGCAAGCAGCTGGAGAAGGTCAGCGGGAAGGTGTTGCCAACTGCGGCACAGACCGGTGTCTCCCCAGTGGCGCAGATCTCCGTGAGACCGAGCAAGGCGCAGTGCGTCTCCCCCGGCGGCGCGCTCCCCGCAGCGGCGACAGACTGCGTCGACCCCGCGGCTATTCTCACCTTCCCGACCAACAGCTGCAGGAAGCCGGCGTCGTCTGGCTCCGAGTCCCGCTCCGATTCCTCCG atgatgaagaggagatcgATGTAGTCACCGTGGAGAGCAAGCAGAGCAGGGTGCGGCTTGTGAACGTCAGAAAACCTGTGACCATCACTGTCCGCGCAGACCCCTGCCCCAAGCGCTTCCACATGTCTGTCCACCGGCAGCAGCACAACTACGCCGCCCGGTCACCAGATAGCGAGCCAGAGCATGATGACGaggacgacgatgatgatgatgatgaagatgaggaggaggaggaggaagatgagtaTGAAGAAGAGCCTCAGAGCAAGCGCACCTGCACAGCATCCAGTCAGAAAGCAGGCTCTTCGCCTTGTGCCTCCCAGCCCACGTCCCCCTCAGAGTCCCCACAAAGCTCGGACACAGAGGACACTGACCGCAGGAAGAACCACAACTTCCtcgaaagaaagaggaggaatgaTCTGCGGTCCCGTTTCCTCGCCCTGCGGGATCAGATCCCGGGTTTGGAGTCGGCGAAAACCCCTAAGGTAGCCATCCTGACCCACGCGACAGAGTACCTTGTTAATCTTCACAGCAGAGAGAAACGACAGCTCCAGGAGAAGAAACGCCTCAAATCTCgacagcagcagcttctccGGAAATTATCTGAACTGAAGCGCTCATGA